The region TCCCGTTTCCATACTCGCCGGAAAGCCACTGCCTTGCAAGTGGTCCTACCTCGTAAGGGATATTGTCATATCTCGGCGCCTTAACCCAGGAATATGCCTGGGGTTTGTTTCTGTCAGGTTCATCATTTTCATTAAACCAGGCATACTCATCTTCCTGAGACAGGAGGCCAGGATCAAAGGAGCTGGTTTTTCCTTGTGAGTAAACAAGTGGATTCACATAGAGGGTTCCTAAATCCTTATAATTGTTAAAACACCCGTAACTCAACAGGTTTCCATAGCCTCCCCCCATATGGTAATACTCCGGGTAATAAGTACCTATGGTGTACACATCGGGGATCATCTTTTCTGTAATAAACTGCCCTATGCCATATAGAATGGATTTTATGCTGATGATCTTATCTGCCGAAATGGGTGATGTGATTCCTCCGATAAATACTCCGTGGTTATGAGGTGCTTTTCCTCCCAGGATGGCTAACATCTGATGGGAATTCCGGCTGAACTCCAGGGAATCAAAGTAATCCTTTACCATTTTATCATTAATATCCTTGGGAAGCCTGAAATCATCATGCTCCCTTTTAAACAGGGGATAGTCTTCCGGAAGCTTTACATAGTCCGGAAGGGTAAGCTGATAAAAATGCCTTAAGTGGTTTTGCAGAAATTCACAAGCATGAAGGAGATCTCTGAGATACCTTCCCTGCTCAGAAGGAACAATGTTCAGTGCTTCTTCCAGGGCAAGCGCTGAAGCCATGGAATGAGCGGTGGAACATATCCCGCAAATGCGCTGTGTAAAATAGACCGCATCAAACGGGCTTCTTCCCTGGAGCATTT is a window of [Clostridium] saccharolyticum WM1 DNA encoding:
- a CDS encoding nickel-dependent hydrogenase large subunit, yielding MAERVTINPITRINGYMEIDADIENQSIVDARTKGMMFRGFEKMLQGRSPFDAVYFTQRICGICSTAHSMASALALEEALNIVPSEQGRYLRDLLHACEFLQNHLRHFYQLTLPDYVKLPEDYPLFKREHDDFRLPKDINDKMVKDYFDSLEFSRNSHQMLAILGGKAPHNHGVFIGGITSPISADKIISIKSILYGIGQFITEKMIPDVYTIGTYYPEYYHMGGGYGNLLSYGCFNNYKDLGTLYVNPLVYSQGKTSSFDPGLLSQEDEYAWFNENDEPDRNKPQAYSWVKAPRYDNIPYEVGPLARQWLSGEYGNGISAMDRTIARVLEAKKIVEIMQTLIDNLIPGVPMQEEYEIPLQSSGKGLVDTTRGALGHWLYIENRTIAFYQIITPSAWNLSTQSNGMKGTGEQALIGAPVNQLEAPVEIGRIIRSFDPCVSCATHVFSGGKHRNTIQLV